DNA sequence from the Arthrobacter crystallopoietes genome:
CACCGCGCCATCATGCTGGCCAATCTCACCGGCGCCCCGCTGTACGTGGTCCACGTCTCGGCCAAGCAGGCCGTGGCCCAGCTGGCGGCGGCCCGGAACAACGGACAGAACGTCTTCGGCGAAACCTGCCCGCAGTACCTGTACCTCTCGCTGGAAGACCAGCTGGGTGCGCCGGGTTTCGAAGGGGCTAAATGGGTATGTTCCACGCCCCTGCGGTCCAAACTCGAGCATCACCAGGACCACATGTGGCAGGCGCTGCGCACCAACGATCTCCAGATGGTCTCCACCGACCACTGCCCGTTCTGTATGAAGGGGCAGAAGGACATGGGCCTGGGGGATTTCTCCAAGATCCCCAACGGCATCGGCGGGGTGGAGCACCGGATGAACCTGATCTACCAGGGCGTGGCGGACGGCAAGATCCCGCTGGAGCGCTGGGTGGAAATCACCAGCACCACCCCGGCGCGGATGTTCGGCATGTACGGACGTAAAGGCGTCATCACCCCCGGTGCCGATGCCGACGTCGTTATTTACAACCCGGCAGGGCATACGTCGCTCGGGCTGGAGAAGACCCACCACATGAACATGGACTACTCCGCGTGGGAAGGCTTCGAGATCGACGGCCACGTGGACACCGTCCTGTCCCGCGGCCGCGTCATCGTCGACGACAACCAGTACCTGGGCAGCAAGACGCACGGGCAGTACCTGAGGCGTGCTCCCAGCCAGTACCTGATCTAGGAGCGCCATGGAATTCGGAACAGTCCTCCAGTGCAACCCGCCGGCAGCCCGCACCGTGGCGCTGGCGAAGAAGGCCGAAGAGCACGGGTTCGACTACGTTTGGACCTTCGATTCGCACCTGCTGTGGCAGGAGCCCTACGTGATCTACAGCCAGATTCTGGCCGAGACCCGCACCATCAAGGTGGGCCCCATGGTC
Encoded proteins:
- the hydA gene encoding dihydropyrimidinase, yielding MSTTLITGGTVVSSTGRSEADVLIDGEKVVAVLAPGSTLLGHDLKSSVDTVLDTAGKYVVPGGIDAHTHMQMPFGGTEASDTFETGTRAAAWGGTTTIVDFAIQKYGERVMDALNAWHDKASGQCAIDYGFHQIIGDVNDDSLKAMEGLIGEGISSYKLFMAYPGVFYSDDAQIFKAMRVGADTGLMTMMHAENGPAIDAMVAELLAQGKTDPYYHGVARAWQMEEEATHRAIMLANLTGAPLYVVHVSAKQAVAQLAAARNNGQNVFGETCPQYLYLSLEDQLGAPGFEGAKWVCSTPLRSKLEHHQDHMWQALRTNDLQMVSTDHCPFCMKGQKDMGLGDFSKIPNGIGGVEHRMNLIYQGVADGKIPLERWVEITSTTPARMFGMYGRKGVITPGADADVVIYNPAGHTSLGLEKTHHMNMDYSAWEGFEIDGHVDTVLSRGRVIVDDNQYLGSKTHGQYLRRAPSQYLI